Proteins from one Gimesia maris genomic window:
- a CDS encoding DUF6790 family protein → MSTAIRLVMENFTFSFLVLGLIVSGISLWRQKRPRNAAVIIEACFAYFLLFSVGCSFFYNFIMHSFFGETAARYIGWEQSPFQFEVGTASLGYAVVGFLAFRGSFGMRAAAVVGPSMFLLGAAGGHIYQMITAHNFAPGNAGIIFYTDILIPIIGFVLLGMQYQYQRAPQAAANDQSQL, encoded by the coding sequence ATGAGTACCGCAATTCGCCTTGTCATGGAAAACTTCACCTTCAGTTTCCTGGTTTTGGGACTAATCGTTTCCGGCATATCACTCTGGAGACAAAAACGCCCGCGGAATGCCGCTGTAATTATCGAAGCATGTTTTGCTTACTTTCTCCTGTTCTCCGTCGGCTGTTCTTTTTTCTACAACTTCATCATGCATTCTTTTTTTGGTGAAACCGCAGCCCGATATATTGGCTGGGAGCAGAGTCCGTTTCAGTTCGAGGTGGGGACCGCCAGCCTGGGATACGCCGTCGTCGGTTTCCTGGCCTTCCGCGGAAGCTTCGGCATGCGGGCTGCCGCCGTTGTGGGACCGTCAATGTTTCTGCTGGGCGCTGCAGGCGGGCACATTTACCAGATGATCACAGCGCATAATTTCGCACCGGGAAATGCGGGTATCATCTTTTACACCGATATCCTGATTCCAATCATCGGTTTTGTACTGCTGGGAATGCAGTACCAGTATCAGCGGGCGCCGCAGGCTGCTGCCAATGATCAATCGCAGCTCTAA
- a CDS encoding aspartate kinase: MTNSVVCKFGGSSVANADQIEKVRRIVADDSQRRFVVVSAPGRIYKNEEKITDHLLNIASNGTHFQEKRKTISAGESKQAVLERFTSIINDLRIDGKKMLESLKQDLETKLQGERQIAFLASRGEHYNARIIAAYFQKQGMEARVSLPEEFGFLVTESFLDAKVEEIAYENIAALDGTEMITVVPGFYGVTEHGEIAVFSRGGSDLTGGEIAYAIDADKYENWTDVNGVLESDPGIIPAARAIPRLTFKEIRLLSSKGVNVFHLDAMLNCRKRKIPIHVRNTNHPDDPGTQILNERVPEEGVVGIARLDNMAYIYLEKDMLCEEVGFTATLLTIFQNYGINTYHYPTDKDDIAVLVKQDDLKGSINDLRRTIEKQLKPDFMDVVYNLSIITPVGLGLKRNSYPLVDAINALGEHHIPIEMIDQSPSQICFHIGVSQAIADDALRLLYRVLIAGS, from the coding sequence ATGACAAACAGTGTAGTCTGTAAGTTTGGTGGCAGCTCCGTAGCAAACGCAGATCAGATCGAAAAAGTGCGACGAATTGTCGCAGATGATTCCCAGCGACGATTTGTCGTCGTTTCCGCACCAGGACGCATCTATAAAAATGAAGAGAAAATCACAGATCATCTCCTGAATATTGCCTCAAATGGTACTCACTTCCAGGAAAAACGAAAGACCATTTCTGCTGGTGAGAGCAAGCAGGCCGTCTTAGAGCGATTTACCAGCATCATCAATGATCTGAGAATCGACGGCAAAAAAATGCTGGAATCGCTGAAGCAGGATCTGGAGACCAAGCTGCAAGGCGAACGGCAAATTGCATTTCTGGCATCACGTGGAGAGCATTATAATGCGCGCATTATAGCCGCTTATTTTCAAAAGCAGGGGATGGAGGCCCGCGTCTCTCTGCCGGAAGAATTCGGATTTCTGGTGACAGAAAGTTTTCTGGATGCCAAGGTGGAAGAGATCGCCTATGAAAATATCGCCGCCCTGGATGGCACGGAAATGATCACTGTCGTTCCCGGTTTTTATGGCGTGACAGAGCATGGAGAAATCGCCGTCTTCTCACGTGGCGGTTCCGATCTCACTGGAGGCGAAATCGCGTACGCCATTGATGCGGATAAATACGAAAACTGGACCGACGTAAATGGCGTGCTGGAATCAGATCCCGGCATCATCCCCGCTGCCCGTGCGATTCCGCGGCTCACGTTTAAAGAAATTCGCCTGCTGTCATCCAAGGGCGTGAACGTGTTCCACCTCGATGCAATGCTCAACTGCCGCAAACGAAAAATTCCGATTCACGTCCGTAATACCAATCACCCCGATGATCCCGGCACGCAGATTCTCAACGAGCGCGTCCCCGAAGAAGGCGTAGTCGGTATCGCCCGGCTGGATAACATGGCCTATATCTATCTGGAAAAAGACATGCTCTGCGAAGAGGTCGGCTTTACCGCCACACTGTTGACCATCTTTCAGAATTACGGAATCAATACATACCACTATCCCACCGATAAAGACGACATCGCCGTACTCGTGAAACAGGATGACCTCAAAGGCAGCATCAACGATCTCCGGCGGACGATTGAAAAACAGCTCAAGCCCGATTTCATGGACGTCGTTTACAATCTGTCGATCATTACCCCGGTTGGGCTGGGGCTCAAACGTAACTCCTATCCCCTGGTCGATGCGATCAATGCATTGGGCGAGCACCATATCCCGATCGAAATGATCGACCAGAGTCCGTCGCAAATCTGCTTCCACATCGGCGTCAGCCAGGCAATCGCCGACGATGCCCTGCGGCTCCTGTATCGAGTACTGATTGCCGGCTCGTGA
- a CDS encoding 2OG-Fe(II) oxygenase, whose amino-acid sequence MRRIIQVRNFLSATECAALIERLETQGFKEQLSGDRDRVVRARCVFTDQELADTYWQRLQQHVPALTEVYTDGFTPYPHLNSPLATFQPCGLNEVLRCYKYLPGEQFRRHEDFAYEWSETRRTFYTVLFYLNNEYTGGETTFDHNQVVPETGLAVIFPHELYHSGNMVETGIKYAMRSDVVFAVPEK is encoded by the coding sequence ATGAGACGCATTATCCAGGTGAGAAACTTCCTCAGCGCGACGGAATGTGCTGCGCTCATCGAACGACTGGAAACGCAGGGCTTCAAAGAACAACTCTCCGGCGATCGTGATCGCGTGGTCCGCGCCCGTTGCGTTTTTACGGATCAGGAACTGGCAGACACTTACTGGCAGCGTCTGCAGCAACATGTTCCCGCTTTGACAGAAGTTTATACGGATGGATTCACACCGTATCCGCACCTGAATTCACCACTGGCGACCTTTCAGCCATGCGGTCTGAATGAAGTGCTGCGCTGTTACAAATATCTGCCAGGCGAACAGTTCCGTCGGCATGAAGACTTTGCCTACGAATGGAGCGAAACCCGTCGGACATTTTACACGGTGCTGTTTTATCTCAACAACGAGTATACGGGCGGGGAAACCACTTTTGATCACAATCAGGTCGTGCCGGAAACCGGACTGGCCGTGATCTTTCCACACGAACTCTATCATTCAGGCAACATGGTGGAGACGGGCATCAAGTACGCAATGCGTTCGGATGTCGTTTTTGCCGTGCCGGAAAAATGA
- a CDS encoding response regulator, whose translation MSSAPTKSCADGHCAQKAAKPELQAEGPAVFFSKLFDTSSFPQRWYCGTWSTDVGWLHIISDTAIFGAYFAIPVVLLYFLLQRKDLPFPKIIWLFAAFILFCGFGHLIEAGIFWWPIYRFSGLIKACTAIVSWITVFALIRFVPEALKLPSTALLAQELQRSKERLDFALDAGQIGVWEWNLKTDTLLWDRRTRQIFNIDPEVRDLYLTDFTQCLHPEDRNEVTNQLEQCIQTRTPYNSKFRVVHSDGSIRYVHAQGRAFLGNDGEPEQYIGVCHDFTDKQLQEDALAESELNFRSTFEQVAMGIAHVALDGRWLRVNQRLCEIFDYQAEELLELRIHDLSHPDELEIVLKNMQRMQAGEIKSYSIEKRYLRKDGSSIWTNLMVSLVRHQSGEPKHFIFGIKNIQRRKETEQKLKAAKLTAEEASQTKSEFLANMSHELRTPLNGVIGMTELLQGTHLNQHQQEFVDACRSSGESLLNLINDILDFSKIEAGKLDLDLHEFDLENVLMDTVSTLVWRTNEKNLELPCFVDPESRLTLKGDSYRLRQILVNLIGNAIKFTDSGEVVVRTRTVSRENGNIRIHFSVTDTGIGISESKINRLFQSFSQVDASTTRNYGGTGLGLVISQNLVELMGGRIGIESQDGVGSTFWFEIPFEISTSSTNSQPEIKQLAGKRVLIVDDNRTSRNILSDYMLEWGLDPVETASVAEAKTALQEAHHLKNAFDIVVTDFEMPNQNGLETGRALQHSDIPVILLTSSPDTRLDPIELQKCHITLTMRKPVQRHKLLESIYHLLTSQKEESIRNCTGTTEQRPIFSQTTRILLAEDNRINQLYLTELVKQLGCQCDTVLNGQEAIDAVLSSHYDLVLMDCQMPELDGLEATRRIRELEKRGQLKNKLPIIALTANAIKGDREKCLDAGMNEYLSKPVQSDHIITVMKQFLKQTQSEEADQSPLHGTSEVETHQPAIDSVALRELCGGNLDLINSLLDELESSGDARITQIQKSAETSDARGIAEAAHSLKGASGFLCAMKLKQLSSEIEQAGEAAELDKITTLVDGVAQEMQRCLAELPRLREEIKTMNSE comes from the coding sequence GTGTCTTCCGCTCCCACAAAGAGTTGTGCCGACGGTCACTGTGCGCAAAAGGCAGCAAAACCCGAACTGCAGGCGGAAGGTCCTGCTGTCTTTTTTTCAAAATTGTTTGATACCAGCAGTTTTCCACAGCGCTGGTACTGTGGCACCTGGTCTACTGATGTAGGCTGGCTGCATATCATTTCAGACACGGCCATCTTCGGCGCCTACTTTGCGATTCCCGTAGTGCTGCTCTACTTTCTTCTGCAACGAAAAGATCTGCCATTCCCTAAAATCATCTGGCTGTTTGCCGCTTTTATCCTGTTTTGCGGTTTCGGTCATTTAATAGAAGCAGGCATCTTCTGGTGGCCCATTTATCGTTTTTCCGGATTGATCAAAGCCTGTACCGCCATCGTTTCCTGGATCACGGTATTTGCTCTGATTCGATTTGTCCCCGAAGCCTTGAAACTGCCTTCAACGGCCCTGTTAGCACAGGAATTACAGCGAAGTAAAGAACGTCTGGATTTCGCACTCGATGCTGGTCAAATCGGCGTCTGGGAATGGAACCTGAAAACTGACACACTGCTCTGGGATCGACGGACCCGGCAGATTTTCAACATTGATCCTGAGGTGAGAGACCTCTATCTCACTGACTTCACTCAATGTCTGCATCCTGAAGACAGAAATGAGGTTACGAATCAACTTGAACAATGTATTCAAACGAGAACACCCTATAATTCAAAATTCCGGGTAGTTCACTCAGATGGTTCGATCCGTTATGTCCATGCACAGGGGCGGGCTTTTCTGGGCAATGATGGTGAGCCGGAGCAGTATATCGGTGTCTGTCATGATTTCACAGACAAACAGCTTCAGGAAGATGCCCTGGCAGAAAGCGAACTGAATTTCCGCAGCACGTTTGAGCAGGTCGCGATGGGAATTGCCCATGTCGCCTTGGATGGACGCTGGCTGCGGGTGAATCAGAGGCTCTGCGAAATCTTTGATTATCAAGCAGAAGAACTCCTCGAACTCCGAATCCATGATTTGTCGCATCCTGATGAACTGGAGATTGTCTTAAAAAATATGCAACGCATGCAGGCGGGAGAAATCAAATCTTACTCAATCGAAAAACGATACCTCAGAAAGGATGGTTCTTCTATTTGGACAAACCTGATGGTCTCACTCGTCAGGCATCAGTCCGGGGAACCAAAACATTTCATCTTTGGAATTAAAAATATCCAGAGGCGTAAGGAAACAGAACAAAAACTCAAAGCAGCTAAACTGACTGCTGAGGAGGCCAGCCAGACCAAAAGCGAATTTCTGGCGAATATGAGCCATGAACTGCGTACTCCACTGAACGGTGTGATCGGCATGACAGAACTGCTGCAAGGAACGCATCTGAATCAGCATCAGCAGGAGTTTGTGGACGCCTGCAGGAGCAGTGGAGAGTCCCTGCTCAATCTGATTAATGATATCCTCGATTTTTCTAAAATTGAAGCGGGTAAGCTGGATCTGGATCTGCATGAATTCGATCTGGAAAACGTTTTAATGGATACGGTCAGTACCCTGGTGTGGCGCACCAATGAAAAGAATCTCGAACTCCCCTGCTTTGTTGACCCGGAATCTCGACTGACGCTGAAAGGTGACAGCTACCGCTTAAGACAAATCCTGGTGAACCTGATCGGGAATGCGATTAAATTTACGGACTCCGGTGAAGTCGTGGTTCGTACCAGAACCGTTTCGCGCGAGAACGGAAACATCCGAATTCATTTTTCAGTGACGGACACGGGAATCGGGATCTCCGAATCCAAAATCAATCGTCTGTTTCAGTCATTTTCACAGGTCGATGCATCGACCACTCGAAACTATGGTGGCACGGGACTCGGTCTGGTGATCTCACAAAATCTGGTGGAACTGATGGGGGGCAGGATTGGAATCGAAAGTCAGGATGGTGTCGGATCTACATTCTGGTTTGAAATCCCCTTTGAAATCTCAACATCCAGTACAAATTCACAACCGGAGATCAAACAGCTTGCCGGAAAGCGTGTCCTGATTGTCGACGACAACCGAACCAGTCGCAATATTCTTTCTGATTACATGCTGGAATGGGGACTGGATCCCGTTGAAACAGCTTCGGTTGCCGAAGCAAAAACGGCCCTTCAGGAAGCCCATCACCTGAAAAACGCTTTCGATATTGTCGTGACTGACTTTGAAATGCCTAACCAGAATGGTCTGGAAACCGGCCGGGCATTGCAACATTCAGATATACCTGTAATTCTGCTGACAAGCTCACCCGATACCCGGTTAGATCCAATCGAACTGCAGAAATGTCATATTACGCTCACCATGAGAAAGCCGGTACAACGACATAAATTGTTGGAAAGTATTTACCATCTGTTAACCAGTCAAAAAGAGGAATCAATCAGAAACTGCACTGGCACCACAGAACAGAGACCGATTTTCTCTCAAACAACACGCATCCTGCTTGCGGAAGATAACAGAATCAATCAATTGTATTTAACGGAACTGGTCAAACAGTTGGGCTGCCAGTGCGATACAGTCCTGAATGGCCAGGAAGCAATTGACGCGGTGCTGTCAAGTCATTATGACCTGGTATTAATGGACTGCCAGATGCCGGAACTGGATGGGCTGGAAGCAACGCGACGGATTCGAGAACTCGAGAAACGGGGGCAGTTAAAGAATAAACTGCCGATCATTGCACTTACAGCAAACGCAATCAAAGGCGACCGCGAAAAATGCCTGGACGCAGGGATGAATGAATATTTGAGTAAACCGGTGCAAAGTGATCATATTATAACCGTGATGAAACAGTTTCTTAAGCAAACTCAATCAGAAGAGGCGGATCAGTCTCCTTTACACGGTACGAGTGAAGTGGAAACACATCAACCTGCCATTGATAGTGTGGCATTGCGGGAACTCTGCGGTGGCAATCTGGATTTAATCAACTCATTGCTCGATGAGCTGGAGTCATCGGGAGATGCGCGCATCACACAAATCCAGAAATCAGCGGAAACATCTGATGCGAGAGGTATTGCAGAAGCGGCTCACTCCCTGAAAGGTGCCTCCGGTTTCCTGTGTGCAATGAAGCTCAAGCAACTCTCCAGCGAGATTGAACAGGCGGGCGAAGCAGCCGAACTGGACAAGATCACAACTCTGGTCGATGGGGTAGCACAGGAGATGCAGCGTTGTCTTGCAGAGCTCCCCCGTCTCAGAGAAGAAATCAAAACCATGAATTCAGAATGA
- a CDS encoding prenyltransferase/squalene oxidase repeat-containing protein, with the protein MSKVESASQKEPKFSRRSALGAVFVGTLTALRNWWRGTLVQAGFPVIPEHVTPQTQAAIERGLKWLVSQQMTDGGFGRQGSYARNVGICALAGTAFLSHRGMTGPYRRSIQECMRYLLGRAQENGFIVEAEVRTHATLYGHGFATMLLGQVFGESFDPNVRAKLKAATELILNLQNEQGGWSYTSDPKDADVSITTCQLLALFSARQAGIGVPREAIERSVEFLKRAQNEDGGFRYRLDDPPESLFPRSAAAVVALTCAGLQDDEVVKRGRDYLKQPHPPQELSPGQLAEYHFYGRFYATHAAWQAGKPEWDRWYPLVRDELLEQQSTSGAWHDASIGDEYATAMALLVLQFPYGNVPLLAMR; encoded by the coding sequence ATGTCAAAAGTCGAATCTGCCTCGCAAAAAGAACCGAAGTTTTCCCGCCGCAGCGCACTGGGCGCGGTGTTTGTCGGCACTTTGACTGCACTACGTAACTGGTGGCGCGGCACTCTGGTTCAGGCAGGCTTTCCTGTGATCCCGGAGCATGTCACCCCGCAGACACAGGCGGCCATCGAACGCGGCCTGAAATGGCTGGTTTCACAACAGATGACAGATGGCGGATTCGGCAGGCAAGGTTCTTACGCGCGGAATGTCGGCATCTGTGCGCTGGCGGGGACGGCGTTTCTGTCACATCGTGGCATGACCGGCCCGTATCGTCGTTCGATCCAGGAGTGCATGCGTTATCTCCTGGGAAGGGCACAGGAGAATGGCTTCATCGTCGAAGCAGAGGTCCGCACGCATGCGACGCTATATGGTCACGGATTCGCGACCATGTTACTGGGACAAGTGTTTGGCGAGTCGTTCGATCCGAACGTCCGCGCTAAATTGAAAGCGGCGACGGAATTGATTTTGAATCTACAGAACGAGCAGGGGGGCTGGAGTTATACTTCCGACCCCAAAGACGCGGATGTATCAATCACCACCTGTCAGCTGCTGGCGTTGTTCTCAGCCCGTCAGGCGGGAATTGGCGTGCCTCGGGAAGCCATTGAGCGGAGCGTTGAATTTCTCAAGCGGGCACAGAACGAGGATGGGGGATTCCGTTATCGACTGGACGATCCTCCCGAATCGCTGTTTCCCCGCTCCGCAGCCGCAGTGGTGGCACTCACCTGTGCCGGACTCCAGGATGACGAAGTTGTCAAACGTGGACGCGACTATTTGAAACAACCACATCCCCCGCAGGAACTTTCACCGGGACAACTGGCCGAGTACCATTTCTACGGACGATTCTACGCGACACACGCCGCCTGGCAGGCAGGCAAACCGGAATGGGATCGCTGGTATCCGCTGGTTCGTGACGAGCTTCTCGAACAGCAGTCAACCAGTGGCGCCTGGCACGACGCCAGCATCGGGGACGAATACGCGACCGCGATGGCGCTGCTTGTGTTACAGTTTCCTTATGGCAATGTGCCTCTGCTGGCAATGCGGTGA
- a CDS encoding S24 family peptidase, whose amino-acid sequence MGWATHYIEQLQAGETVSFRPRGNSMKGKIESGQLCTVAPVLEDDLQKGDIVLCKVNGSQYLHLIKAIQGKRFQIGNNIGRINGWITFQSIYGKLIQVEP is encoded by the coding sequence ATCGGCTGGGCCACACACTACATTGAACAACTGCAGGCAGGTGAGACCGTCTCTTTTCGTCCGCGGGGGAATTCCATGAAAGGAAAAATTGAATCCGGGCAGCTCTGCACGGTCGCCCCCGTTCTGGAAGATGATCTCCAGAAGGGAGACATCGTGCTCTGTAAAGTGAATGGCAGTCAGTATCTGCACCTGATCAAAGCCATACAGGGCAAACGCTTTCAGATCGGCAATAACATCGGCCGGATCAACGGCTGGATTACGTTTCAGTCCATTTATGGTAAGCTGATCCAGGTTGAACCCTGA
- a CDS encoding histone deacetylase family protein — protein MCRIVYSPKYNIGFYGLERLHPFDSRKYGRAWKQLRARFGKSLRQIHVSPERAVSREELLLVHTEGYLKQLSNSMYVAQALELAPLQFLPFWIIDHHVLRPMRWATRGTIVAAQESLEHGLAINLSGGYHHSKPAQGEGFCVYADAAIAVATLRQQALISETDRIVYVDTDAHQGNGVSHAFMNDNRAFLFDIFNARAYPQNDVAARERLDCEIGITGSWTDREYMLELENRLPGFLDSVCQSPVGLAIYNAGTDIFAGDPLGGLNISAPMIRERDLYVVSELRKRQIPTIMLLSGGYTKQSFQLVADSVTALFEREGY, from the coding sequence ATGTGCCGCATTGTTTATTCTCCCAAATACAATATTGGTTTTTACGGACTGGAGCGCCTGCATCCGTTCGACTCTCGCAAATACGGGCGCGCGTGGAAACAGCTTCGTGCACGTTTTGGAAAGTCGCTGCGTCAGATCCATGTTTCCCCGGAACGAGCCGTCAGTCGTGAGGAACTGTTACTGGTTCACACGGAAGGCTATTTGAAACAACTTTCCAATTCGATGTATGTCGCGCAGGCACTCGAACTGGCACCGCTGCAGTTTCTACCATTCTGGATCATTGATCACCACGTGCTGCGTCCGATGCGCTGGGCTACACGTGGTACGATTGTGGCCGCTCAAGAATCGCTGGAACATGGTCTGGCCATCAATCTGAGCGGGGGATATCACCACTCAAAACCAGCCCAAGGCGAGGGGTTTTGTGTTTATGCTGATGCAGCGATCGCGGTGGCTACACTGCGACAACAGGCTTTGATCTCAGAGACCGACCGGATTGTTTACGTTGATACCGACGCGCATCAGGGGAACGGAGTGAGCCATGCGTTTATGAACGACAATCGGGCGTTTCTGTTCGATATCTTCAATGCGCGGGCCTATCCGCAGAACGATGTCGCTGCGCGGGAACGACTGGACTGTGAGATTGGGATCACGGGGAGTTGGACCGATCGCGAATACATGCTGGAGCTGGAAAACAGACTCCCCGGCTTTCTCGATTCGGTTTGCCAGTCGCCCGTCGGACTGGCGATTTACAATGCAGGCACTGACATTTTCGCGGGCGATCCCCTGGGGGGGCTGAATATCTCCGCACCAATGATCCGTGAACGCGACTTATATGTTGTCAGCGAGTTACGCAAACGGCAGATTCCCACGATCATGTTGCTGAGCGGCGGCTACACAAAACAGAGTTTTCAACTGGTTGCCGATTCTGTGACGGCGCTGTTTGAGAGAGAGGGATATTGA
- a CDS encoding right-handed parallel beta-helix repeat-containing protein: MFSLNLIKTFPISVLLAILPAGPLSATDYYVATSGNNQNPGTQNQPFRTVARGINAARQPGDTVLIRAGIYPQIRTLNLANPGTEGRFITLKAFENEEVIIDGSNLPEDATLIAVLAHHIRIQGLTVRNSQNIGISIWGPGTRVHAVEVSGNRVHHCQNSGIYAGFNRLSDPVRDLLIADNIISECSLMNEGGQYNQWSFGAGAGLSRKVTIINNTVSHCYGEGIGLYLSNKGTIEGNTVHDNFSVNIYLDNTTNTRVSRNLVYSTEDQRFYRFNHPASGIQIANENYQGFNNPSSHNVITNNILIGNYIAISSGSYQRGGGLKHTLIANNTAWGSIGPLLHIDADTRHYKSRISNNIFKQTGKIPLTDIQGSTTQIEFSNNLWHGGVPQQSARSTSDLQADPQLINGGSFNPEAYQLSESSPARNAGMILPEVELDFNGKPRNNRINLGAW, encoded by the coding sequence TTGTTTTCACTCAATCTCATTAAGACGTTTCCCATCTCTGTTCTACTGGCAATCTTACCTGCGGGCCCCCTGTCCGCTACAGATTATTATGTCGCCACGTCAGGTAACAATCAAAATCCCGGCACTCAGAATCAACCATTTCGTACTGTTGCCCGCGGTATCAATGCAGCCCGTCAACCTGGTGACACTGTTTTGATCCGCGCAGGAATCTATCCGCAGATACGTACGTTGAATCTCGCCAACCCTGGTACTGAAGGCCGATTCATCACATTAAAGGCTTTTGAGAATGAAGAAGTCATCATCGACGGCAGCAATTTACCGGAAGATGCGACGCTGATAGCCGTCCTCGCTCATCATATCCGTATTCAAGGCTTGACCGTCCGCAATTCACAGAACATAGGCATCTCGATCTGGGGGCCGGGCACGCGCGTGCATGCCGTCGAAGTCAGCGGCAATCGCGTGCATCATTGTCAGAACAGTGGTATCTATGCCGGGTTTAACAGACTGAGTGATCCCGTGCGTGACCTGCTTATCGCTGATAATATTATCTCAGAATGTTCGCTGATGAATGAAGGCGGACAATATAACCAGTGGAGCTTTGGCGCAGGAGCCGGCCTTTCCCGAAAAGTAACCATTATAAACAACACCGTTTCTCATTGTTATGGCGAAGGAATCGGCCTCTATCTTTCCAACAAAGGAACCATTGAAGGAAACACAGTCCACGATAATTTTTCAGTCAACATCTATCTGGATAACACAACCAATACGCGTGTCAGTCGCAATCTGGTTTATTCAACTGAAGATCAGCGATTCTACCGCTTTAATCACCCGGCGTCAGGGATTCAGATTGCCAACGAAAATTACCAGGGCTTTAACAACCCTTCTTCACATAACGTCATTACCAACAACATTCTGATCGGCAACTATATCGCTATTTCCTCGGGTAGTTATCAACGTGGCGGCGGATTGAAACATACCCTCATTGCCAATAATACGGCCTGGGGTTCGATCGGTCCTCTGCTGCACATCGATGCCGACACACGTCATTACAAGTCGCGTATCAGCAACAATATTTTCAAACAGACTGGAAAGATTCCTCTGACTGACATTCAGGGTTCGACCACTCAGATTGAATTCAGTAACAACCTCTGGCATGGTGGCGTGCCTCAGCAGTCTGCGCGCAGCACCAGTGATCTCCAGGCTGACCCACAGCTCATTAACGGGGGATCCTTCAACCCGGAAGCCTATCAACTGAGTGAAAGCTCACCCGCCCGCAACGCCGGAATGATACTCCCGGAAGTGGAGCTGGATTTCAACGGTAAGCCAAGGAATAATCGCATTAATCTCGGGGCGTGGTGA